The following is a genomic window from Balneola sp..
AATTCTTTTTTGTAGTTATTAAGTAAAACGCGGCTAATGCAACGGCAACTAATACGATTATCGAAATTACTGATTTCATATTCTATCAAAATTTTATAGTTAAGTACTTATCATTTTTAAAAATTCATATATAGTATATAGGAGCCCATCAATACTAAGAATACAGCAAACCCTTTCTTGAGTTTATAGTTTGAAATTTTTGCCCCAATTGTCTTGCCCACTAAACTACCCACGGCTCCAATCAAACTGAATATAAGAACCAATTCCCAATTAATACCCAAATCCAGGTTTTCTAACACCTCCATATATTTAAAAAATCCGCTAAAGCTTTTTAGAGCTATAATCAGAAGGCTGGTTCCAACTGCTATATTCATGGGAAGGCCTCCTAAGATAACTAGTGCCGGAACAATCAGGAAGCCACCGCCAACACCTACCAATCCGGTTAAAACACCTATTGCAAGTCCTTCTAAAACAATCTTCCACCAAGCGTGTAGTTCTTTTTCATTTGGATCTACTCTCTCTTTCTGATCTTTAAACATCAGCACAGCTGCCAATATCATCACCAGAGAAAATAAAATAAGCTGAAAGTTTGCGGAAACGTATTCGGCTATCACAGCTCCACCATAAGTTCCGGCCATACCCGGCAGCCCA
Proteins encoded in this region:
- a CDS encoding permease, which gives rise to MILAWVGALMVGLSLGLLGSGGSILTVPVLIYLAGEQEKVAIAESLGIVGSISLAGFIPYALKKQVHWRSVVLFGLPGMAGTYGGAVIAEYVSANFQLILFSLVMILAAVLMFKDQKERVDPNEKELHAWWKIVLEGLAIGVLTGLVGVGGGFLIVPALVILGGLPMNIAVGTSLLIIALKSFSGFFKYMEVLENLDLGINWELVLIFSLIGAVGSLVGKTIGAKISNYKLKKGFAVFLVLMGSYILYMNF